The proteins below are encoded in one region of Pomacea canaliculata isolate SZHN2017 linkage group LG7, ASM307304v1, whole genome shotgun sequence:
- the LOC112567569 gene encoding galectin-3-binding protein-like — protein sequence MRYRVVTAYLMYLLLVPGLALKLRARVVNGTAGHPEIFYNGTWNTVCDDDFGKKDASVACGMLGFNSTTAVAVWSAKYGAGSGPVLFINLRCVGNETSLAQCRHWGFYRHYCGNWQDVGVVCTISA from the exons ATGAGGTACAGGGTGGTCACTGCTTACCTCATGTACCTGCTGTTGGTGCCAGGCCTGG ctCTAAAGTTAAGAGCTCGTGTGGTTAATGGCACAGCAGGACATCCGGAAATCTTTTACaatggaacttggaacacagtgtgtgatgacgattttggaaagaaagatGCTTCTGTAGCCTGCGgaatgttaggattcaacag cacaacagcagtagccgtgtggtcagccaagtacggagcaggctctggtcctgtTCTGTTCATTAACCtgcggtgtgtggggaacgaaaccagcctggcgcagtgtagACACTGGGGGTTCTACAGACACTACTGTGGTAACTGGCAGGATGTCGGCGTCGTGTGCACCATCAGTGCGTAG